The DNA sequence GGTGCGCCCCGAGCTCCTTGTCGGCGCGCTCAGTCATCCGGACCAGGTACGGGACCACGAAGATCGGAGCAGCCAAGGCTGACCAGCCCCGCCCCACCCTGACGCTCGGGCCCTAGGGGAGGAGCGCGGTCAGGCGGTACACCTTGCCGGGTTCGGCGTGGGCGGGCGAGAGGAGTTGGGAGACGGTCACGAAGGTGTACCCGCAGTCGCGGAGTTCGCTGACGCTCCACAGGATCTGGACCAGGCCGAGGTGGGTGCACGGCCCGTCGCCTTCTCTATGTCCTGCTGGACCGGCTCGATTTCGGCGCGTATTTCGTCAGGGGTGAGTTCTGTGAGGACACCCGCACGGAGAAACGGTGCATGTGATCTCTTGCGGTGGGAATGTCGGCATCCCGAACAGGTCTGGCGGCCGAAGCGGCATGCACAGAGCAGCCTTGACGAACTCCCCGGGCCGCTGCCGGATGTGTGGCCACGCGGCCGGACCCGACGGGTGCGAAGAAGACTGCTATTTCAGGTATGTGTCGAAGAACGCGGTCGCGTAGCGGATCGCGGTCTCGCGTTGCTCGGCGGGCCCAGCTGCAGGGGTGTGCCCGTCCCGTTCGTGCTCTCGCACCGGCCACCCGCGTCCTGCGTGGACACCTGGGCCGAGCCGACGACCTCGGGCTGAGGGCTGCCGCAGGCGGCCCCCAGGGTGACCGCGGCGACGGCTGTCATGCGGAGGACGCTGCGGCGCAGGGAGCGGGGGAGCATGCGGATCGACAAGGAGGCCCTTCGGGGCACGGATCTCAGGCTGGGACGGCCGCTCGGATCCGTGGGTACCGCGGCGACCCCTCGAAGGTATGCACCGTGATCGGCAGGTATGTATCAGGCGATGCGCATATGTGTATCAATGGCATCAGTGGGAACGAGACCGGCCCGGCAGACCGGATTCCGTCCCGGGCCGGGCCTCCTCGCCCGGCCTCGCTCCGCGTGGGGCGGCTTCGCCTGCAGGCGCGCGCCGGCGGCGAGCGCCGGCCGGGCCATCGGGGCCCGGCTGATCATGAGGCCGGGGGTCCGCGCGACGTCCCGTGCCAGAGCGCCGCGCCACGATCGTCAGCCGGCGCCGGCGCCGATGATGAGGTCGGCGCGGTGGCGGCCGCGTGCGACGAGGAGGGCGTTGGGTTCGTCCGAGCCGGCGACCCAAGCGCGGGCCGACTCCGGGTCCTTGCCGTGGCGGACGTGCCGGTCGATGAGGCGCCGCACGCGCAGGCTCTCGTCCGGTGCCAAGTACCAGGCCTGGTCCAGGAGCGACCGTACGGGTGCCCATTCCGGCGCGTCGTCGAGGAGGTAGTTCCCCTCGGTGATCACCAGGGGCACGCCCGGGGCGACGGGGATGCTGCCCGCGATCGGTTCCTCGAGGGAGCGGTCGAAGGCCGGTGCGTAGACGGTGCGTTCGCCCGGTGCCCGCAGCCTGCGGAGCAGGCACAGGTATCCGGCACTGTCGAACGTGTCCGGGGCGCCCTTGCGCTCTGCCCGCCCGAGCCTGTCCAGCTCGCCCTGCGCGAGGTGGAACCCGTCCATGGGCACCACCACGGCACGCTCCGGCCCGAGAGCGTCCGCGATCAGCGCCGCCACGGTCGACTTCCCCGCACCGGGAGGCCCGGCGATGCCCAGGATCCGGCGGGCGCCCTGGTCGGCCAGTCCGGCCGCCCGCGCGATCAGCTCCGATGTCTGCACCCGGACATCCTGCCCGAGTGCTGGCCAAGGGAGCCGTCGGGCCTGCCGGACGACGCGGGGTGACGGTGGCCGAGCTGACTCGGACGCCAGACAGGCCGCCGCGCACCTCGGGCTAACTGAGGACGCGGCACACAAGCTGTCGGCCCGCTTCGGCCGTTGGAGCCCCTACCGCTGACCCGCGCCACCGCGCGTGGTGGCGGCCCGCCCGGGCCGAGGGGCGACGGAGGACCCGGGCGAGCTCCACCGGCCGGCCTGCCAGGACTGCGTTCGCGGACACCGTGGGCACGCTGTTCCTGGGGTCCACCGGCCGGATCCCGCCTTGATCGGCTCAGTGCCGGGGGTCGCGCTCGCTGTGCCCACGGGGAGGCAGGAGCTTCGTGGAGGCCGGTTCAGTGCCTCGACGGTTGGGGAGGGTCGAGTGCCTCCAGCGCGCCAGTGAGGCCCCCGCCCGAGCGGCCGCCGGAGGTGTAGACACAGTTGCCGGCCACGCCCACGGGACACGGCATGGCGGCTGCCGCGGGGCCATAGCGGGGGGTCGGCAACGGGGGCAGGTCCGTCCAGAGGTTCGAGGCGGGGTTGTACGACTGGACGGTGCCAAGCTCGCCGTTTTGGTTGAAGCCGCCCACGGTGTAGAGGCAGATGCCGTTCTGCCCGGGTGGGCAGGTGGTGGCCGCCGTGCCGATGTCGGCCCGGGCTCCGGGCAGCGACGCCACCGGGCTCCAGGCATTCGTGGCCGGGTTGTACGACTCCACCGTGCTGCTGTAGTTGGCGCTGCCGAGGCCGCCGACGGCGTACACGCAGGTTCCCGACTGCCCCGGCGGATATGCCGCTGCGGCGGCGCCCAGGGAATCTCTGGGTGTGGGCATGGCCGCCGCCGTGCTCCAGGAGTTGTTTGCGGGGTTGTAGACCTCCGCCGAGTTCAGGAAGCCGCTGTTGTCGTAGCCGCCCACCAGGCGTTGGTGAGCCGGTTGTACGACTCCGCTGTGGCCAGGTCACTGCCGTTGGAGCTGCCCATGCTGTAGACGCAGGTGCCGCTCTGGCCGGGCGGACAGGGTGCCACGGCTGATCCGAGGCCACTTCGTGCGGTGGGCATGCTCGGCAGCGTGGTCCAGATCGTGCCGTTGCTGGCGGCTGCGGGGAGCATCCCGGCGAGGACCGCGACTGCGGCCAGCGCGGTGGCCAGGGCGAGCCGCCCCCGCCACTTGTTCCGGGAGCGGGCGGGGGGGTGGCGTGCGCATGAGCGGCACTCTTTTCCTCGTGCGGGAGCGGGTTCTCAGGGGGTGTCCCACGGCGCGCCGCAGGACCCCGCTGCCTACCGGTGAGTCACCCACCGTTGTCCCTGGCCGGACACCGCACATGGAGCAAGATGCGGCATGTCGGCGGAGTGTCGGTATCCCGGCCGTGGCGGTCGGCGGTCCATAGGCGATGTGTCGGTTCTCGCTGGAACCGTGGATGACAAGCCGCTCCCCTTGGAGCGGCCACGATCGTCTCGTCCTGCCGGATCAAGGGAGCCTCCCGTCATGTCGCCAACGTCCTACACCCCGCCCTGGAATGTTCACCGGCTGCCGCGTGCCGACGGCAGCGTCTTCCTGGTCACCGGCGCCAACGCGGGCATTGGGTACTTCATCGCAGAGCAGCTTTCCGCGACCGGAGCCACCGTCGTGCTGGGCAGCCGGAACCCGGAGAGAGCCCAAGCCGCCTTGACCTCCATCCGCTCGCGTGTGCCCGGCGCGGAGGTACGCGCCATACCGCTGGACCTCGCAGACCTGTCGTCTCTCAGCACAGTGGTGGAATCCCTGGAGGTGAATGCCCTCGATGCGGTGGTCCACAACGCAGGCGTCGCGTGCGACGACCCGCCGCGTCGCGAGACAGGAGACGGTCATGAACTCATGTTCGGTACGAACCACCTCGGACACTTCGCCCTGACCGGCCGACTGATGCCGCTGCTTTCGGCCGCGCCTGCGGCACGTGTCGTGACCGTCGGCAGTTTCGCAGCGAAATCCGAACGGCTGAACCTGGAAGACCTCCAGTCCCGGCGGGAGTACCGGGCCAAACGCGCCTACGGACGATCCAAGCTGGCACAGATGTACTTCGGGCTCGAACTTGGCCGCCGCCTGCGCACCCTCGGCAGCTCGGCGGAGAGCGTGGTAGTCCACCCCGGCGGCGCGCTGGACTCCCTCACCCCGTCACGACCACCGGTCCATGTGCGAAGCGTCGGCGCACGGCTGCGCACGGCACCCGCCGCTCTACTCGTCCAAGGCAAGGACGCCGGCGCATGGCCGGCGGTCCGAGCGGTGCTCGACCCGGCCACGCGCGGAGGACAGCTGTGGGGACCACGCCTCTTCGGTCTGCGCGGCACACCTAGACAAGAAGCGGTATGGAGTCATCTCGCCGACACCGCTGTCGCGGCGCGGCTGTGGGACGCCAGCCGCAACCTGGTCAACGTCGACCCCGCCAACCTGCGCGGATAGGCCAGGCGAGCAGCCCGTGGACAACTGGCGTGCCCAGAGCGGGCTGTTCACGAGTACCGCTGACCTGAGTCAGGCCGCGGGCTCGAAGATCGCTCCCCAGCTATCGGGTGATCGCTTCCCGACGGGCCAGGATCAGTCCCACCAGAATTCCCAGCAGTGCGTGTCGATGAGTCGTTCGGCATACGCGTCAAGGGTCTGGGGGCGGGGGCCCTGCCAGATGTTGTCGGGACAGAAGGCGAAGTGTTCGGCCGCGACGAGCAGGGCGTCTTCCCTGCTCGCCGGGGGCGTGGCGATGCTCAGGTGGAGTGTGTCGGATCCAACGGCGACGACGCATGCACCGAAGCGTTGTTCCCAGTCGCCCATCACCGCGGAGAACGTGGCGGTGTCGTTGTCCCAGTTGGCAGGTCCGTCCCAGCCGACGAGGGCGAGGGCGTCGGCGCCGGAAGGCGCGGCGACCAGGCCCAGACGTGACCGTGGCCGACCCAGGACGAAGTGTTCTGCGTACTCCGCGGCCAGCCGGCCGGAGTCCGTCGCGTCTTCACGGTGGGGTGCGAGGCCGGGCCAGGTCTGCCCGAAGGGGGCCGTGACGGCCAGCCGCTTGTCGGGCGACAGCATGTCGTCGTCATCATCGATCGCGGTGTACGTCGCCCACCACTTTGCGAGCAGCTCGGCCGGGTCGTGGTCGTCGGGTGATGACATCTGCTCGGGAAAGAGCTCGCCGGTGCCCCAGGGACGGAAGTCGCTGTCTTCGGGGTCCCCCGAGTCGAGAAGCAGGGGCCAGACGCCTGAGCGGGGATGCTCGTCGCGGATCCGCGTCCACAACTCTGCGGATACGGAGCCGTCGCTCAGCCACAGGGCCTGAGCGCCTCCGTCACCTTCATCGGACGTGATCAACCGTCCGGGCGGGAGGGGGACAGCGATGGTCGATAGCAGCTCAGGGTTCACGGGCGGATGCTAACCGTGAGCTCTGACATGCTCGCGCTCGCCCGCTTAACCTCGGCGGTTGGAGTCCAGCCATTCATCGCTGTTCCACACGACGGGCATGGCGCCGACCGGCTCGAATCGAATGTCGGGGTCGTTGCTGTGCACCAGGCAGATCAGCCGGCGCTGAAGTACGGCCGCACGATGGGCCCGGTCGGCGATGATGTCGAGTACGACTTGCGCGGCCCGGGGGCAGGCAGTTGCGAATCGGTCGTAGTCGGTGAAGGCGAGGACCAGTCCCGCGCCCTCCGCTGAGTCGCCGTAGCCGCCGTAGCAGGCAACATCGCCGAGGCAGTCGTTGAGCGCGTCAAGGTTGTGGCCGTAGTAATCGGGGAACTGCAGGGCGGCTGCGACCGCACCGTGCATGTCCTGTTCCGTGCTCCATTGGCCCGCTGCCAGCCGGACGACGCGGAAGTCCCGGTCTTCGAGGCGCTGCACAGCCTGGTTGAGGAGCCGCTGGCGCCAGAAGAGGGTGACGAACGTGTTGCCCATGTACTCGATGCCGGGGAATCCGGTCTTCGAGGTGCTCGGCGTCGTCGTCGAGTCGGCATGGTGCCGGTACTCGTCCAGCAGCCGGAAGAACTCCTCGATCGGAGTGGAGTCCGGAGGTGTGGTGCGTTCGATCTCGGCGGCCCAGCCGAGGGAGCTGGACGTTCCGCCACGCTCGTGAAGCCATTGCGTGAATCGCTCTTCGGGCCAGAAATCGAAGGGTTCGTCGATCGCGTGCACGCCTAGCGCGACGCGGTAGCCGGTGAGGACAGCCTCCAGATGACGTAGTGAACCCCCCGGCAGCCACATGCCGGGCCTCAGCCGGATCTGCTCCAGGAAGTCGTACACGTCCGTGCAGTCCTGCCAGTGTTTGGCGGTGTTCTGCGGGCTGTCCTTGGCCGCATGGGGTGAGCCTACGGGGCGGGCAGGAGTGGTCTTTCAGCGGAAGAGTGCAGACGCGAGGGGAGCGGGCTTGCTCGTTTGGGAGCGTCTGCGGTCGCCGTCTGCGATCTCGTTGCGGATCGGCCTACGGCAACGGAGATGTATCACGCGATTCCGCATCCGGGGCGCAAGCAGGCCGCGCCCGCATGGAAGTCGGGCTGCGGCAGGTGGCAGTTCCCGGGTCCGGGAGGGGGGCCACCTGGGTGATGGTTGGGACTCGCGTTGACGAGGGGTGGCGGGGCCGCAAGACCTGGCCGCGACCAGAAGAGTGCCTCAGGTCCCTCAAGCGTGAGAAAGGCCTGTGCGGGGGGCAGGCCTGGGGTGGCTCGCGTCATCCCGCGGGAGCCTCACCCGGTCGAAAGGACTCAGGATGCGAACGAGCATCACCATCTCCCGTACCCTGATCGCCGCGCTCATCCTCTCCGGCTGCGCCCTGACCGCCCCCGACGCCTACGCCGCCCCCACTCTCAAAGTGGCCGCCGCTTCCCAGCGAGCCGATGCCGAACAAGTCGCCCTGCTCAAAAGGAGCCTGTCGGAATGGAACCAGTGGCGTACGGACAACCCTGGCATCAAGCCCGACCTCACCGGTGCTGACCTCGCCGAAGCGAACCTCCTTGAGGCCAACCTCGCCGGCGCCGACCTCACTGATGCCACCCTCACCGGCGCGAACCTCACTGACGCGAACCTGACCGAAGCCAACCTCACCGGCGCAAAACTAGGGGGTGCCATCCTCATTGGTGCCAACCTCAGCAACGCCAACGCCCTGAGTGCCGACCTCACCGGCGCCAACCTCAGCAACGCCGGCCTCCGTCACGCTGTCCTCGCGAGCGCCAACCTCATGCGCGCCAATCTCCATGACGCCGACCTCACCGAGGCGAACCTCGACGGCGCCAACCTCGCCGACGCCGACCTCAGCTGCCGCAACCACCCCGTCTGCACCTCCCCGGCCGGATGACCGTAGAACGACTGGGGCACCGCGGGTAACGGGCTGCCCGGTTCAGTGCTCGCGCGCGGTGCCCCGGGGAAGACGCCATATCGCTGCTGAGTTCAGGAGCCTTCGAGCGGTCCGGCCTGATCCCATCCAGGCGCGCGCACGTCGATCGTGAGACTTCCCGGTCCGACCTCCTCACCGCAGGTCCGGCATGTCGACGTCAGATCGAGGTCGTGCTCGGCGTCATGTTCGGAGCCGGGCCCGCCGCGATGGAGGAAGGCGACTGGCGGAGTGTCCACCGCCCAGCGGTCGCCCCAGGCCAGCAGTGCGCGCATCACCGGTGCGAGATCGCGGCCGGCCTGCGTGAGGTGGTATTCGAAGCGCAAGGGGCGCTCGCTGTAGGCGCGGCGCTCGACCACGCCCGCCTCTTCCAGTGCGCGCAGTCTGGCGGCGAGGCGGTCGCGGGGGGCGCCGGTGTTGCGGACGATCTGGTCGAAGCGCTGGTTGCCGTAGAAGATCTCGCGGATCGCCAGGAGGGCCCAGCGTTCGCCGACGAGTTGCAGCGCGGCGGCCACGGAGCACGGCCGACCGGGCACTTCGGGGTGCGGAACCGCGTTCTCGCCCTGCTTTGCGTTCGAGGTCACGTCCCCATCCTCTCCCGAGTCCGTTGTGTTTTCAAACTTGCACGGCTAGCCTCCGGCCCATGATAGTTGGAATTTCAAACTCACCAAGAGCGTCCCGAGCCGTGTTCGCGACGGTCGTGGCCGCGGTCTTCATGTCGAACCTCGACCTCTTCATCGTCAACGTGGCCCTTCCGGCGGTCGGCAGTTCGTTCGGAGGCAGCGGCCTCGGCTCGCTCTCCTGGGTCCTCAACGGCTACGCGATCGTCTTCGCGGCGCTCCTCGTGGTCGCCGGCCGCGTCGCCGACCGCTCCGGCCACAAGCCGGTCTTCCTGACCGGATTGGCGGTGTTCACCCTCGCGTCGGTCGGCTGCGCGCTCGCTCCCAACATCGGGACGCTGGTCGTGGCACGGCTCGTGCAGGCCGCCGGCGCCGCGCTGCTGATGCCGACGTCGCTCGCGCTGCTGCTCGACACGACGCCCCCTGAGAAGCGCGCCGGGGCGGTGCGGGCCTGGGCGTCCATCGGCGGGATCGCCGCCGGACTCGGGCCGGTGGCCGGCGGGCTGCTGGTCGAAGCCGGGTGGCGCTGGGTGTTCATCGTCAACGTGCCCGTGGGGATCGCGGCGTTCGCGCTCGGTGTCAAGGTGCTGCCGTCACCCGGACGCGCCGGGGCGCAGAAAAGTCCGCTGCCCGACCTGTTCGGCGCCGCCCTGCTCACCGGATCGATCGCAACGCTCGCACTCGGCCTGGTCAAGGCTCCCGACTGGGGCTGGACGAGCGCCGGCACCCTCGGCGGCCTGGCCGCCGCGGTGCTGCTCGGCGTCTGGTTCGTCCTACGATCTGCCCGCCACCCCGCGCCGATCGTCGAGCTGCCACTGCTCCGGGTTCCGGCATTCGCATCCGCCGCGGCTTCCCTGACGCTGTTCACCATCGCGTTCGCCGGAATGCTCCTCGGCGCGGTGCTGTGGTGCCAGGGCGTGTGGGGCTACTCGGCTCTGCGCACCGGTTTGGCCATCGCGCCGGGCCCCTTGCTGGTGCCGCCGGTCGCGTTGCTGATCGGGCCCGCCGTCGCCAGATTCGGTGCGGGCCGCATCGCGCTGGCGGGAACGGTCCTGTTCGCGGCCGGCATCCTGTGGTGGGCCGCGACGCTCGACACCGGTTCGGCCTACGCGGCTTCGCTCCTGCCCGGCATGATGCTGACCGGCCTCGGTGTCGGCATGACGCTCCCGGTCCTGACCGGGGTGTCGGCGGCCGCCCTGCCGCCAGAGCGCTTCGCCACCGGCTCGGCCATCACCTCGATGGGCCGCCAGGTCGGCGCGGTCCTCGGCGTCGCGATCCTGGTCGGTGTCCTCGGCACCCCGCCCCCCGGACAAGCTGTGGTCGCGTTCCAGCACGGCTGGTACGCGATCGCCGCGGCGTCGCTGCTCGCCGCGTGCGCGACGGTCCCGCTCGTCCGCAAGCCGCGACGGGCCGACCCCAAGGTGGCCGACGTCGCAGAGGCCGCGAAGGCCGGCACCACCTGAGAACCGGGTCCCGTCCTCGATGGACGGTTCCGTTCGGGATCGGGCTGCCGGCGGATGCGCTGTGAGGGAGTCGACGGCTGTCTCACCACGGCGTTCAGCGCGAGGCAGCCGGCCAGTAGCAAGGTCCGCGCTGTCCCGTGCGCGCTGGGCCCGTTCCGCGATGAGTCGGCGAAAGCCGGCCGGCGCGTAGCGCTCCCCGGCGGCCGAGCCGGGTCCTACTCCGGCTGTCGTGCGTTCGGTGCCTGCGCGCTTCGATCCTGGCCTCGCGCGCTCTCGGTCCGGCGTGACGCCCGGCCCTCGGCCAGGTCTGGTTCGGTGCCGGTCATGACGCAGATGATGGTGCTGTCCGATTCGGACGGCGCATGAGTCCGGGGAAAAGCCGCCGCGAATGTCATGGCGGCTGGTCGGGTGAAGAAGGTAACCGGCCGGGCTCCGTACCCGTCACCAGGCGGCGTGCGCTGTCGGCCCCGGCCGTCGGGCATGATCTGGGGGAGGGGTGGGACGGGGGAGCGCCGTTCC is a window from the Streptomyces sp. NBC_01244 genome containing:
- a CDS encoding MFS transporter, with product MFATVVAAVFMSNLDLFIVNVALPAVGSSFGGSGLGSLSWVLNGYAIVFAALLVVAGRVADRSGHKPVFLTGLAVFTLASVGCALAPNIGTLVVARLVQAAGAALLMPTSLALLLDTTPPEKRAGAVRAWASIGGIAAGLGPVAGGLLVEAGWRWVFIVNVPVGIAAFALGVKVLPSPGRAGAQKSPLPDLFGAALLTGSIATLALGLVKAPDWGWTSAGTLGGLAAAVLLGVWFVLRSARHPAPIVELPLLRVPAFASAAASLTLFTIAFAGMLLGAVLWCQGVWGYSALRTGLAIAPGPLLVPPVALLIGPAVARFGAGRIALAGTVLFAAGILWWAATLDTGSAYAASLLPGMMLTGLGVGMTLPVLTGVSAAALPPERFATGSAITSMGRQVGAVLGVAILVGVLGTPPPGQAVVAFQHGWYAIAAASLLAACATVPLVRKPRRADPKVADVAEAAKAGTT
- a CDS encoding Kelch repeat-containing protein, giving the protein MGGYDNSGFLNSAEVYNPANNSWSTAAAMPTPRDSLGAAAAAYPPGQSGTCVYAVGGLGSANYSSTVESYNPATNAWSPVASLPGARADIGTAATTCPPGQNGICLYTVGGFNQNGELGTVQSYNPASNLWTDLPPLPTPRYGPAAAAMPCPVGVAGNCVYTSGGRSGGGLTGALEALDPPQPSRH
- a CDS encoding SDR family NAD(P)-dependent oxidoreductase, with amino-acid sequence MSPTSYTPPWNVHRLPRADGSVFLVTGANAGIGYFIAEQLSATGATVVLGSRNPERAQAALTSIRSRVPGAEVRAIPLDLADLSSLSTVVESLEVNALDAVVHNAGVACDDPPRRETGDGHELMFGTNHLGHFALTGRLMPLLSAAPAARVVTVGSFAAKSERLNLEDLQSRREYRAKRAYGRSKLAQMYFGLELGRRLRTLGSSAESVVVHPGGALDSLTPSRPPVHVRSVGARLRTAPAALLVQGKDAGAWPAVRAVLDPATRGGQLWGPRLFGLRGTPRQEAVWSHLADTAVAARLWDASRNLVNVDPANLRG
- a CDS encoding barstar family protein: MYDFLEQIRLRPGMWLPGGSLRHLEAVLTGYRVALGVHAIDEPFDFWPEERFTQWLHERGGTSSSLGWAAEIERTTPPDSTPIEEFFRLLDEYRHHADSTTTPSTSKTGFPGIEYMGNTFVTLFWRQRLLNQAVQRLEDRDFRVVRLAAGQWSTEQDMHGAVAAALQFPDYYGHNLDALNDCLGDVACYGGYGDSAEGAGLVLAFTDYDRFATACPRAAQVVLDIIADRAHRAAVLQRRLICLVHSNDPDIRFEPVGAMPVVWNSDEWLDSNRRG
- a CDS encoding DUF4253 domain-containing protein: MNPELLSTIAVPLPPGRLITSDEGDGGAQALWLSDGSVSAELWTRIRDEHPRSGVWPLLLDSGDPEDSDFRPWGTGELFPEQMSSPDDHDPAELLAKWWATYTAIDDDDDMLSPDKRLAVTAPFGQTWPGLAPHREDATDSGRLAAEYAEHFVLGRPRSRLGLVAAPSGADALALVGWDGPANWDNDTATFSAVMGDWEQRFGACVVAVGSDTLHLSIATPPASREDALLVAAEHFAFCPDNIWQGPRPQTLDAYAERLIDTHCWEFWWD
- a CDS encoding winged helix-turn-helix transcriptional regulator, whose amino-acid sequence is MTSNAKQGENAVPHPEVPGRPCSVAAALQLVGERWALLAIREIFYGNQRFDQIVRNTGAPRDRLAARLRALEEAGVVERRAYSERPLRFEYHLTQAGRDLAPVMRALLAWGDRWAVDTPPVAFLHRGGPGSEHDAEHDLDLTSTCRTCGEEVGPGSLTIDVRAPGWDQAGPLEGS
- a CDS encoding nucleoside/nucleotide kinase family protein; this translates as MQTSELIARAAGLADQGARRILGIAGPPGAGKSTVAALIADALGPERAVVVPMDGFHLAQGELDRLGRAERKGAPDTFDSAGYLCLLRRLRAPGERTVYAPAFDRSLEEPIAGSIPVAPGVPLVITEGNYLLDDAPEWAPVRSLLDQAWYLAPDESLRVRRLIDRHVRHGKDPESARAWVAGSDEPNALLVARGRHRADLIIGAGAG
- a CDS encoding pentapeptide repeat-containing protein; this translates as MRTSITISRTLIAALILSGCALTAPDAYAAPTLKVAAASQRADAEQVALLKRSLSEWNQWRTDNPGIKPDLTGADLAEANLLEANLAGADLTDATLTGANLTDANLTEANLTGAKLGGAILIGANLSNANALSADLTGANLSNAGLRHAVLASANLMRANLHDADLTEANLDGANLADADLSCRNHPVCTSPAG